AGCTCCTCACAATAAAGCTCAACTACATTACTACTTCACTCTCTTAGTAGTCAAGAATCTGGAAGACTTCAGGTCCAGTTCTTTGTCCAATTCATTACTCCTGGAGTAGAAACTGAAAGGAGTGGGATCCAATGTTTCTGGCTCATAAACGTGCCATAAATAAAACCCACCAAAGAATGAGACAAACAAGAATTGTCTGCTGCTCCGGCatgattaataatataataatgtatacTTCTTGTCAGTTAGAAACAAGGTGAACCATGCATGGGCAAAGCTGGGCCAATGCCAAAAAGACTAATGTGGATAATATAGAGGAAAGGGAACTGTGAAGAGAAGTGTGATTTCCtttcaaaagaaaatacatcaaacagGATGTATTCTTAATTTTAACATCCCCAGATAACAGCAGAACCCCATGACACAACCGTTAATACACCACAGTGTTACCATTTCAATATACTCATTTGTATATGTGGCATAAATGTTAGGGTCTTTGTTAGTAAAGAAAGTATAGCACTCTGTTTTCTGAAtatatgtaattaaaaaataagatcTCAAAGAAGAAGATATAACCACGGTGGAAGAGTTTATGATAGCAATCTGTAGCTATTTCCTGTTATTTACTAAGATAAACGATAAAACCCTATTTCACACGTACATGAGAGGATGTCTCCAACCAACAGAAGCAACAGAGTGAATCGGAAACTGCTGtacaaaaaatgcaaatattagtGAATTAAGAAAGTGTGTGCATTATGCAGGTCGAAAAGGGGACGCATTAAAGTTTGTGAGTTAAACAATGttaacaaaacataattacagcagcagaggcaaaCTTTGGATTGGTTGAATGGTGAAACTGTGTGCATGGAGCTCTTATAAGAGCATTACTCAGCAACTAATAtgtaatttctttttcaaatcatctttccaaaaccaaaaatacaataacaaaaGTGTAAAGAATAGATTAAACTGGTGGTTTATCTAATTTAAGTAAGCTGCAAATCTTTAGCATGTCATTAGCTATAAAATATAgtatattaataaattatatccatctattatctgtaactgcttgtcctcatcagggtcacagtgtggctggagcctatcccagctgactttgggtgagacGCAGAGTACACTCTGGACGAGTTGCCAGCTCAttacagggcacatagagacaaacaaccattcacactctcATTCACACTTAGgtacaatttagagtcaccaattaacctataaagtgcatgtctttggtcCGTGGATGAAAGGGTACCCGGAGAGAATCTACCcagacatggagagaacatgcaaactctttAAGCGAACTTTCTTGCTCTGAGGTGACGGTGCTAAACACTGCACCACCGAGCCAATAAACACCCAATAAAATCATATTATGTACTATATTAATATAAGGTGTTACATAAAGCTTGTGaacagactgtctgtctctctgtgagtAGGACCTTGTCACTGACAAGGTGACAAGGGTTTTATGCCCTCTATGGAGCCACCTCTATGGTATAGTAAATGTACTAGAGGTGCATTTCATTTCCTCTGGTGGCAATCTTGTAAACCACTTGCACCACACTCTGTCTACTTAATTAGACACTGTCTGAAGAAGCCTTGCACAATGATGATATCTGGGGTGATATAGACATGTGCACATGCgcgcgtctgtgtgtgtttcgaAGCCACATCATTTGCATATGCAAACTACACAAACACTTCCTTCTCTGTGTGCCCTAcgcagaaacatttaaaaacagatatcCTCAGTGATGTGTGTCACTTATCTTCAGTAGCTGAACTGTGCTGTGGTATCACCATGTTTATCCGCTGTGAACTGGCAATACTGATACTTGCACTGACTCTTGATGGCCAAGGTGAGTTCAGTTTTTATGGCATTTTATACAATACTGTTTCAAGTTATAGCATGTGATTTGAACATTCAACATGTATAGGATGAGATAGCACAAGGGTAGATTAacttatttaatttgttttttagtttattttagttgttatatgtgtgtgatgtgtgcacTTTTGTTCTCAGTTCATACAGGGGAGATCATTGGAGGCCACGTAGCTGCGCCACATAGCAGGCCATACATGGCAATTTTGGAGAGCACTAGGCAAAATGGTTTGAAAGCAATCTGCGGTGGTTTCCTTCTGAATGAGGACTTTGTGATGACTGCAGCCCACTGCAAGTCAGTTTAACACACCTTATGTTTATCTAtggacagtgatgatgattCTGGAGCGTCTGAATTTTTCACAGAATCATGTATTGAGACTTTATTTGCACCAATATCTATTTGGAAAAGATGAATTATGAcatgaagtctttttttttaaacatttttattttaagaacaaaaaaactgacttaattttgtcatttcagccCCTCCAAAGTCTTACTGGGAGTTCACGATTACCATAAGAGTAATGAAATGCAGCGTATAGAAGTGAAAAAGAAATTTCGACACACAGACTACGAtgcaaagactttgaacaatgaCATAATGCTTCTTAAGGTATACTAAAAAAAGAATTGTATTTGGTTTTTAAGGCTTTTTGTCTATTCTCTACTGAATGCATTATTCACGACCAGCACTAAAAAACTGCACAGATATTTATACTTcttatttttgtctctctccacTCCTTAAGTTGGAGTCCAGGGTGAATCTCACTAAAAATGTGCAACCCATCACGTTCGCAAGCCATGATAATGGCTCTCTACCAGTATCATGTACAGTGGCTGGCTGGGGATATACAATCAAGAACAAGAAAACTTTCTCTACTGTGCTCATGGAAGCCAATGTTACACTCACTGACGATGAGCAGAGCAACGATTGTCAGAAGAACAGCACGTACTGTTCTAAGGCAGAAACTGGACCAACCCATGTATGTACATTTTTGTAACATAGCACGTcaacaataatatttaattcacTGTTGAAGCAATCACTGTTTATGTACTTCCAGGGAGACTCTGGTGGTCCATTGGTCTGTGAAGAAGGAGAGGCATACGGAGTGGTGTCTGGCGGAAACGACGAAATCATCGTTTACACCAAGATTGCTGCATACACAAGCTGGATCAAGTCAACTATGGAGCATCATCATGACTGATCTAATTGCAACAGTTATTGTTTGGACGACAATGAGGCTTGCTTGCTTTACACAGCATTAATGAAAATATCTTTACTTTGATGTTACAAGTGGAATTCTTGTTTTAGAAAGTTAAGTCGCCTGAAAAGAGTgatatgatttgattttttttgtgcgtgtgtgtgtacacataaaTTAGTTATGGCTTAAAATCAGAAATGTAAGTATAGATTTAACGCAGCTTAATAGGTTTGATATATGTGATAATAAATActatacacaaaaaaagatcaaaatgcaggacttatgcatttcaattacatagaaaatgttgaattacataggtttaatataaattaactaataaacttaatgtacTTCCACTaaacagtagtgtagtagtagccaggtttatgcattcaatattaataaagccaatgtgtactattacataaatcttattatttgCTTCAGATaaagtttgttcatttatttttattaaaaccatATAAAACAAATGGGTAAAAAtgttctatgtaattgaaatgcataagtgcccgaaatgtttttttgagttCCCGTTATCCTGCTCTTATACATGATATTATatgcattaaaatatataaatatatataatactgcTTTATGCATCATCGCTCAGATATAATAAAATGAGAGCACATGATCTTCTAAGTTTGTTTTGTACCATCTTTTCAAACAATAAACATATGTTGCTCTCTCACCATGTTCTCTCAGTACCTCTGTTCATAACACTGCTTCCGTGAAGAAGTGTAATGTAATGATGAATCACTGTTCCCTTCTTGAATTTAGAGGTGAAACTTTCCTTTCATTTAAGAGCTCCAAAccttagttattattattaatcaaagTATAATGATTAAACACATTATATGGGTACATAGCACATAGTTATAGTTAGATGTTCAGTATATCTCATATAATGAGTTTAAGTAGCATTGTGCTTTGTGCATATTAATGCTCACAAGTGTAAACGACTTTTGAATTTAGTGAGTGAATAAGTTTGTCTTTAGCACCACCATCTGGCACTCGTTAGTGACTGCATTATTAACACATATACGAGCagctgcacatactgtacatgcacattGTGtatacattcataaaaataactGCTCAATGCTGAAACCCCATTTGGGATGAAACAGACAAGGAGACAACCCCTGAGGCTCAATGTGGAAGCCAATTTACAATCATACAATCATACAAGAGTTCTTTTCATGGCCACTAGATGCCGGCTCCTCTGCTTTCTGCTGTAAATAACTTAGaggcagagtgggaatgacagagacaccattcatctGAATACATGTCAatgtagcattaaaatgatttaaactcaGTTATATGGGCAGAAAGAAGGACTCTGGACAAACTGCTGTCCATATTGGACACCACCCTCTGCACAACACCTTCACCAGGCAGAGGAGCGTGTTCAGTGGCAGACTGCTGTCTCAATCCTGCTCCACCAACAGACTTAAGAACTCTTTCGTCCCCCTTGGCCGTCAGACTGTACAACTGCTCTCAGTGAAATGAGCTGTTAACAATAGACTTTGCACTACTTCCTGGActctctgtcattatgtctgcTACATGTGGtgactgtgactttcattcattcattcattcattcattcattcattcatgtttacaGCA
Above is a window of Larimichthys crocea isolate SSNF chromosome XVII, L_crocea_2.0, whole genome shotgun sequence DNA encoding:
- the LOC104918775 gene encoding granzyme B(G,H) is translated as MFIRCELAILILALTLDGQVHTGEIIGGHVAAPHSRPYMAILESTRQNGLKAICGGFLLNEDFVMTAAHCNPSKVLLGVHDYHKSNEMQRIEVKKKFRHTDYDAKTLNNDIMLLKLESRVNLTKNVQPITFASHDNGSLPVSCTVAGWGYTIKNKKTFSTVLMEANVTLTDDEQSNDCQKNSTYCSKAETGPTHGDSGGPLVCEEGEAYGVVSGGNDEIIVYTKIAAYTSWIKSTMEHHHD